The genome window TGCAGACCACACAGACACCTAGACAATACAGACCACACAGACACCTAGACCATGCAGACACCTAGACCATGCAGACCACTCAGACACCTAGACAATGCAGACCACACAGACACCTAGACCATGCAGACACCTAGACCACACAGACCACATAGACACCTAGACCACATGGACCATGCAGACCACACAGACACCTAGACCACTCAGACACCTAGACCACTCAGACACCTAGACCACACAGACACCGAGACCACACAGAGACCTAGACACCTAGACTACACAGACACCTAGACCACACAGACCACGTAGACACCTAGACTACACAGACACCTAGACCCCCCAGACCACACAGACACCTAGACCCCCCAGACCACTCAGGCACCCAGACCACACAGACACCTAGACCACTCAGGCACCCAGACCACACAGACCACCTAGACCACACAGACACCTAGACCACAGAGACCACGCAGACACCTAGACCACACAGACACCTAGACCACTCAGGCACCCAGACCACACAGACCACCTAGACCACACAGACACCTAGACCACAGAGACCACGCAGACACCTAGACCACACAGACCACCTAGACCACACAGACACTTAGACCACACAGACCACGCAGACACCTAGACCACACAGACCACCGTGCGAATAATTCATTGCGACGCTGACCTGTGACTTTGTCAACATTAAGTGAAGCAGTGTACTAAACTGGACTGAGGACCAGGATCAGGTGTGAACACCAATGCTACGCGAGTTCACCTTCTTCTTGGGCCCGCTGTCCTGAGgcacctccttctccttcttcctcttgtgtCCTCCGTccacccctccccccctcctccaggGAGGGAGGGGCTTTCTTTTTAGGGGGCGGGTCATCTGTGAGCTTCCAGCGACCAACCTCGCCATTATCCAGTCTGCGTTTCCCCAAACCATCAGTCTGATCCTGAACAAGAGACAAGATTACAGttaaacctgtctgtctgtctgtctgtctctctctctctctgtgtctgtctgtctgtctgtctctctcacctTACTGGTCTTCCCCTCCTTGTGGCACTTTTGGACACTCCAGCAGTTTGGAATCTCATCGTTGATGATTCCTTCACTTTTACTcatctgaggagaaaagaaaccaaataaatcacccgacacctgtctcacacacacacacacacacacacacacacacttacactctCACTCACCTTCAGACAGCTCGGGTGGATGATCTCATTACAGATGGTACATTCCATCAGACAGAGGCTgaacttctcctcctctgagtCCACAGTGTCCTCTTTCCCCGCCTCTCCACACGCGAAACACACGGCTGTGTGAGGCAGCACGGGctggacagacggacagacgggtcaaacacagacgtgtgtgtgtgcgggtgtgtgtgtgtgtgtgtgtgtgtgtgtgtgcgtgcgtctcACAGCGGTTGCACTGTCTCTGCAGACAGGACTGCTTCATGCGTCTGGTCCTCCAAACTTCTTCATGTCCTTACAGAAGTGACACTCTCCACACTCAGACCTGGTGCAGGCCTNNNNNNNNNNNNNNNNNNNNNNNNNNNNNNNNNNNNNNNNNNNNNNNNNNNNNNNNNNNNNNNNNNNNNNNNNNNNNNNNNNNNNNNNNNNNNNNNNNNNNNNNNNNNNNNNNNNNNNNNNNNNNNNNNNNNNNNNNNNNNNNNNNNNNNNNNNNNNNNNNNNNNNNNNNNNNNNNNNNNNNNNNNNNNNNNNNNNNNNNGCTGAATGTGTTAATATTATGTGATAGAAAAGTTTCTTTGgcttcatattttttatttccacacaACATTATGGAGTAAAAGACGACCCATAGTGATTTAGAAATTGTGCCATTGCATagtttgtccagcagagggtggtCTGACTGCATTGAtcagttgttgttgctgagtcACAGAATCATGCCACAGCTGTGCTGGTGAAATAGAAGcagcatcattattattatctatacTTACTCGAAGGTTCAGTGTGTTAAATTTAGCCGCCTGGTGCAGTTACACCTTCcacatgtgtaaaaaataacaatcattgttttagtttcaatttcaatcaaataaaaataattacacctacattttacacactggacctttaattccTTGTTTTTTGGGACAATCAATTTTATTCTTAGGTGTCACACAGCGgtgcagtggctagcactgttgcctcacagctgGTTGTGATCCCGGTTCCTGTGGATCTTGCGTGTTCTGCCCGTGAGCGCGTGGTTGTGTCTGAAtgttggctctgtgatggactagaAACCTCGAGAGTGCacccctgcctttcaccctatgtcagctgggattggctccagcccctcTTGACATGTGCAGgttaaagcagtagacaatgaatgaatgaatgaaaaggtaGAAAAGGTAATAAAGTATTCATGTCAAAGACCAAACTTGGCACAGAGGGAACAGACGACAACATTGTCTCCTTCAGCTTCTACCTTTagggatcatctgcctccatcttgtcctcttctgtcccACCAACTGTCCTCGTGTTCTCTTTCACAACATCCTGCCCAGcagcatcatcttcatcatcctccttcCAGTAGAATCACTGCCCTTCTGTTCTTATTTCCAAACCATTCCATGTGAGATGTCCTTCCAGTAAGCTCATTTCTGATCCTGTCCATCAGCATCCACTGTCCCGTCCTCCAtctcacctgtctcactgtcatccACACACCTGAACTAgccttcattcctcttctctccagggcagacctccacctctccaggctctCTTCCACCGGTCCCCTACTCTCACTGCAGTCATGCCTGACCTGTCCACCTGTCCTGTCCCCTGTGAGTCAGGCTCTAATAGATGTGCATGTGGACGACGAGAGTAAATCAGTTTGAGACAgtgctctaaaaaaaaaaccccagagagTTCGACTGTTTTCAGACcgtgtgttttattctgtgtaacttcAAAACATTTCTATGTGTATAACGTATTAAAGGAGTACGAGTGTAACCACTTCAATaattcctctgttgttttggcACTTTATTGGGGACTACAAGTTTTTATTCAAACAAGCGTGGGCGTAAAATGCAGCATCTGCAGTTACATCCATGCACGTGTGCACATGGAGACCTGAACCAAAGAGAAGAAATCAGCAGGATGAACGGTACAATACGTGGGATCCTCCACAGTCCTACAGTCTACGTCTGTTAGTTTATATCCTCTAAAGTCAGTGATATCATTAACACATTAACTCAAACCAGCTGCACAGCATCCACAGTGTGTGGCTTCACTTGATTCTTCCAGAACGTTCTCTCTGTTCTCGGCACAGCAGCCGGaagcatgcttttattttggagggGTTCAACATGATGTGAATGATTTGTACGCTGCTTTGTGGGTTCAAGCCTTTTCCTCCTGCATCGAGAACATGACGGGGTTTTCTTTTGAAACCCCTTTAAAACAATTTAACCGAAGCATATTCCACTGTCTAATGTTTGTTACAATTATGTtctggttgtatgaggtactgacacatcaGTCAGCTGACTGCACTGTGCCTAGAAAATCAGATTTTAGTCACTTGAATAAAGGCTCACCCAATAAAACCTGTCCCTAATGAAGCAGGGGGCACAGTCAGTGTGTTAGatcctcatacaaccacacttgcTGCCTGGACTCCCTCGCCCCCAAAATGTCACCATCATTCCAGAAAATAGATAGGAATATGTTCATATCTGGTACAATGATCTGTTGTGTAAAACTCAAATAGAAcgtctacatttaaaaaacaaaatccactAGTTGGTCCcatgatgataaaaaataaaatgttttatgtttttcctcctcagtcaTCATGAGTCATCCGTGTGGACAGACAGGTCACAGCTGGCTGTCTGATTCACATTTGTCCAGCGGCCAGGTGAACAGTCCCAGTTCAGTGAAGGTCTCGCTGCTCTCGCTGAGCCGTCGTATGCGGTACGTCTCGTAGTGGATGTTGTGGGTCACATCTTTCAGGTCCTGCAGGTGAGTCCTggtaaaagcaacacaaacaggaagatTCACAACGTCATACACTCTCTGATCACCTTTCATTCACAtcttcagtcagtgtgtgtggtcTCAGAGGTTGTTATTGTACAGACTAAGCTAGTTTCAAGCTTcaagcagtcttgtataaagtacttgaacgcgatacttgagtaaaagtacaagtatcaaagtgagcaattacaatttaGAATAAatcttaacaataaaagcataataataataataataataataataataatgataatgataaacaatcaaacaataataaaatgaacCTTCGgtcaccttctctctctcaaccTCCCTCTGTTTTTGAAACCTTTGGAGTCTGTGGAGCTTCTGGACAAAATGTGTGGTTTATCTGCGTGAGCTCAGCAGCTCAGaggttagccgctcagctgacaGCAGAGAGCTGAAACctggagaccagagcctcggtgtcggacacggtaaacaaccGTGGTGTTCACCAGGCTGGTGGGTTTTAAGGCCACTGGGAGCCGAAATCTGTGGCTAACAGCTAATAGTGCTAAAAACAACTagtgacaacaaacaggcattacgtcaccaactcaacttttattttgtagtaacgaagACGGTTAAGggaaataacaaagtaaagtacagatatgtgaacattctacttaagtacagtaacaaagtatttgtacttcgatacattacaacactggctTCAAGAGAAAGTCATTGTGTTGATTTGTTGCCAGTAAGAAGACAATCAGAGCCtggagttaaaaaaacaaggctATTCCAGGGAGAGTCCATGTCTTCCTGGTTTTAAGGAGCTCTGTTACAGGTCATTAGACAGATGATGATATGTGTCATCTTCAGAATTGGAGGTGGGGTCAGACTGTGCCTCTGAGTATGAACTCATCACTGTTCTTCACTAGGTCAGAACTGCGTCCTGACCTAATCATCACTGTACGTACACAGTTCACTCATTTAGCAGCGGAGTGAAGACGCTCTGTCAAACTCACCTGATGAGAAGATCTCTGAGGTTGGCAAACTCACAGTGGGCCACATTTTCAActgtgaaagagagaggaaaaaagctTTGGTAGTTTTgaagcacaataataatgacgacaacaacaacaacaacaacaataacaacaatacttataataataataacactaataacaataataacaacaacaatattaataataataataacactaataacaataataataacaacaacaacaaccacaataatagtaataacaacaatactactaataataacaacaacaataataataatactaataacaacaataataatactaatactaataataacaacactaataacaattataataataataataataataataataataatgataatgataataactgagtggttgtttgtctctgtgtggcccgtGATGGACTGAAAACCTGGTCCTGGGTCTACCTAGCCTTTCACATGAAGCTCATGTCAAGGATAAGgcagtagacgatgaatgaataaCTATCACGGTTACTATCAATAACCGGGATAGGCGGGTTCACaccctgtccatcacagggacacatgaacagacaaacaaccattcactctcacacttatggtcaatttagagtgaccagttcacctaatccccatatttaatgtttttggactgtgggaggaacccggagaacccggaggtGGTGCTTCACTAGAGAGAGGCCACCAACAATGTGTTCCATCAGCGTACAGCAACACACCCTGAACGCTTCAGGTCAATGAAACTACTGAAGTCatacttcctgttgccagtaggtggtgCAATGATCATGGAGCGATTGTCCCTCAAAAGAAGATCTTTATGAATGACTGAGGACGTACAGGAGTAAAAACACCTGAAGAAAAGATGTTTTATAAGACATTTGTCTGATGAGTGATGAATGAGTGATGTCATTTCACCACTAAGTGAAGCATTATATCaacagtgtctgtgtctcagtgtgagaGAACAGCTGCAGTATTTAAGCTGTTTATGTTTAATCTGTCAGAAAACACATGCTGTCTGACACTGTTTactcgctctgtctctgtctctgtcttgttctgtatgtgtctgtctctctccacctgTCTGTCTTGTTGTGTCGATCGACTGATGACATCACCAGAGTTGACCTGGCAGGGATTCCAACCGGCAACCCTCTGGTTCCCATCCACTCGGACATGGGCTGTCTGGGTCTTgactttaaacatttattattattaattggaTATTTTATCCAAATCCCTCTGTCCACATGGAGCCCAGACCACAACTCAAATCTGTCCTGAAGTGTGAAGTGACCTCTGAGTGGACGCTGGCTCCTTACCTTCAATGATTCCCCACTTTGTTTTTCGGCCCAGCACCTTGTTTCCATTCACCTGGTGCTCCTTGTCAGTTCCCACCACAGCAAAGGGAATgctctcctacacacacacacacacacacacacacacacacacaatatgagGCTCATTTATCATTAATCATTCTTAtaatatgaatgaaaacaccTCCATATAACTATGGGATATATACACTACACACACTGTGAACTGCACCTTCCACAGTGCTGATGTGTGGCTCTGTATGTCATGTTATGATGAACCACATGCACAGGGCAATTGGATTAAAGGGGCAGTTTGAGTCATTGTCCTCTTAGATCAGggttctcaaactcaaactgagcatctagtctgttTCAGCCTCATATGGATTACATTctgctgacaatatgggtcccaagtgggtttgtctgtggtttccatggttcCTGTGTCTGTCCACTTCAAACCCATGTGCACTTGGTGCTAGTGCTGTCAAAGGATTCAAATATGTAATtgcgattaatcacattaatgtcatagttaactcgcgattaatcacattaatgtcatagttaactcatgATTAATGGcgttaatgtcatagttaactcgtgaTTAATCGggttaatgtcatagttaactcgcgattaatcctgttaatgtcatagttaactcgcgattaatcctgttaatgtcatagttaactcatgATTAATGGcgttaatgtcatagttaactcacgattaatcgcgttaatgtcatagttaactcacgattaatcactttaatgtcacagttaactcacgattaatcgcattaatgtcatagttaactcacgattaatcgctttaatgtcatagttaactcacgattaatcgctttaatgtcacagttaactcacgattaatcgcattaatgtcatagttaactcacgattaatcgctttaatgtcacagttaactcacgattaatcgcgttaatgtcatagttaactcacgattaatcgctttaatgtcacagttaactcacgattaatcgcgttaatgtcatagttaactcacgattaatcgctttaatgtcacagttaactcacgattaatcgcgttaatgtcatagttaactcatgATTAATGGcgttaatgtcatagttaactcacgattaatcgcgttaatgtcatagttaactcacgattaatcgctttaatgtcacagttaactcacgattaatcgcattaatgtcatagttaactcacgattaatcgctttaatgtcatagttaactcacgattaatcgctttaatgtcacagttaactcacgattaatcgcattaatgtcacagttaactcacgattaatcgcgttaatgtcacagttaactcacgattaatcgctttaatgtcacagttaactcacgattaatcgctttaatgtcatagttaactcacgattaatcgcattaatgtcatagttaactcacgattaatcgcgttaatgtcatagttaactcacgattaatcgctttaatgtcacagttaactcacgattaatcgcattaatgtcatagttaactcacgattaatcgctttaatgtcatagttaactcacgattaatcgctttaatgtcacagttaactcacgattaatcgcattaatgtcacagttaactcacgattaatcgcgttaatgtcatagttaactcacgattaatcgctttaatgtcacagttaactcacgattaatcgctttaatgtcacagttaactcacgattaatcgcgttaatgtcatagttaactcacgattaatcgctttaatgtcacagttaactcacgattaatcgtgttaatgtcattttctcattttaatgctcttatcaacatagaaaagtggatctgcttgctttgggcagatgttttttttattgagacaatatctctgtcacctgcatattgtgacttattgcTCTTaatgtgagagccgcacaataataagagtaATATCTTAACAATTTCCATGGGGAAACGTTTGTGCAGTCCAAAAGTAAAAGATTTGAACGTACTGACGGAGGCagactgtgatttaaatgtatgATTCTCTTTATGGACAATTTATAGAGCACCGCAAACTTCAGTCACCAGCAGGAAATGACTCTAATGACAAGACAATGGTGGTGGTTTCACTCGCTCATGTCCCAGTGACTATATGACGTTATGATTTTACGTCGTAAAAAGCGAAACTTTCCATTTAATAATGTTGTACGTCGTCTATCTTACACGTAATTAACAAACATGTAGACATTACCCTGATCCGGTTATTGATGATGTGCTCCTCTGGATCTTCATCATACTCTTTCTGAGGGTAAACTTGAATCCCATTGGCAGCCAGGTCTTGCCTTAtctgtaaaaggtcaaaggttataCAGGTTGACTGGGGTGAGGTCAGGTTACAGTAGGCAGCACTTTCTCCATGTCTATGAAATCACATGACCTGTCCAGGACTGGCTCCAGCTCCCGCCACGACCCTTGTGACAAAGTGATTCAAATCAGATGTCGACAGATGTGTCTCAGTCTAAACGCTCTGGCTGCCGAAATCAGATTACAAATAGTTATTGACAGTCTTAACCTGTTAAACCCTGAGCCTATTTTTTAGGTCTCTGCTCGAATATTTCATACTCATAATAAAATGAGTATAGTTCTGCATCCACAAGGtctattttaatacttttggtGTAAAAGTAAAGGGAAACATTGTGGGATTTGTTaagatgtgtaaatatcagtataagtgttactggtgaagagtaaatgaagaaaaaaggaTGAATATCTCTGTGGAATGATGGAGAATCAGCTCGAAACTCACTCACATCAAAGTACAGCCTGTGAACATCATCTCtgcaaagtttgactttgatcaagtgaaACAAAATTAGAGAGATTTTAGTGCAGGTCAGGACTCATTTGTATTTAAACCATGAATTAAactactttcttcacttttatataacatttaatgttcaataaaacaatttatggCCTGGTTTCAAACTTCCTGCAGACTTGAATATGTTttattccaaaaacaaacagcagatgGCTCCATTGAGCCGTGTCTCTCTTGCTTGCCTGTATCTCAGCGAGGGAATGATTGCTTCCcaattttgattgacagcttcgtTAGCCAATGAAAAGCAACAGAGCGTGCGGATGTTAATCACTGCGCAGACTCCGTCAGAGTCTTCGGGTTTAAGGAGTGTGATATAAGTCCCGCCCCCTCGTTACTTAATCTTAAAAGGCTCTTTTTTCTTGTGTGATGAACTTGTTCTGCTCTGTGACTTTGAAGAGTGAGATGATGCATTTAAATCCACTTCTCCTGTGTCCTTGTTTGTAATCCACGTCACAAGCATGGATTCATGTGTGTTGTTACCAAAGCAAACCATCTGAACAGATCtgatttagagctgcaactaaccattattttcatcatcgatgaatctgtcgatgaCTTTGTTGATgaatggtttggtccataaatctcagaaaaccttaaatgttgatcagtgttcgtcaaacctggaaatgatgatgttctcaaatgtctttcatggtttctttgttctccagagcaaagaaatgaagataatactcacatttaagaagcttaaaaaatcttgttttaatcatggaaaagCTTCCAACCgatgaatccattatcaaaatagttgtcgattaatttagtaatcacttaattgtttcagctctaatctgATTAAGTTAGAGTTTGAACATAGATCCTGGAGAGAACAGACATCTTACTGCAGGGCTCTCAAACACAAACGACCCGCGGGCCAATGAGCGTCTCGCTGCTGTTCagtcatcacaaacatcacaacgTTTCAACATGTCATCACTCATGGAATCATTCAAAGACTGAGCGGCAGCTCGTCAGTGCTGGATTCGCACTCCAGCAGAAGACATGAGTTTAAAGAGCTATCGCCTCACCCTCTCTTTGAACTCCTGTCTCTCCTCGATGGTGAGTGTGTCGGCTTTGGCAATGACGGGCACAATGCTCACTATCTTCCCCAATCTCTTCATGAACTCAACATCTATGGGACGTAacctggaaacacagacagctTTCAGACGTTAGTTTGGACAAGGACAAACATCTATGGACCAACAATGTAACACTGAGTAGATCATGTTagctggtctttgctggtctttgctggtcttatctggtctttgctggtcttTGGTGGATTAGTTGACAGTAATCATAAGAAAACTCTGGACCTTTGGAAATGATGTCACACTGATGTGCAGTCTGaaagtcaccttttacaatattactggagtaaaagtcttaaagtacctgacatatactgtacttcagtatcaaaagtcattttctgatataaaatgtacttaagtattagaagtaaaagtaaaagtatttaaacaaagtgagcaattacaatttagaatatgacctttttattgtggcttcttaacaataaaagcatgacaATATGTTCAGgagaacaacattaaaatgaaccttCTGTCATGAATGATGACAAACGCTCTCTCAACCtccctgtgtctgtttgtggagCTTCTAGacgtcacactgtgttttaattcaacttaTAGAAGATATAGAAACACCATTCCCATCGCCGGTGGTTGGTCTACGTTGTTTGTTAGTTCAAGTTTAGATAGAAgcaggaaaagaaacaacaacacagtggagCTCAGAAATCCTCGTTCAAACTGAATGTAAAAAGTAAGGTTTGCTAAAAACATTCATGGCGAACAGCAGAAAGCATTGCAACACATTTGCAGAGTGGTTTGACCCAGCAGCGTATGCCAATCAAACATTCccattgataaaaaaacaaactgtcacgACGGAGTAGAAAATGTGTCATTCCACAGGATTTGTTAGCGGAATATGCAAATGAGGTTGCTTTAAGGAACCAGTGATGAAGacgagtgagtgggtgagtacTGACCTGTGTCCAGTGGCAGGAAGGAAGTAGACACAGCAGTGGACTCTGCTGTCTGGTATTCTCCTCTTACGGTTCACATGCAGCTCCTCTCTGAGATATTTCTCATACTGCTCGTTGACATACTTCACTATGGGCTCCCAGCTGAGAAGAAGAGCAGTGAGCACATTTGTCCCCTGATCAACAACTCAAGGACAAAAAGATTGAATGAAACGTATGAAAGTGCTCGGACCTGCAGCTGACAGGAGACTGTGGTGTCAGTTTGaaatcactgctgcctccatcagtaacttaACACTGGTTATTTTGAGACTTTGACCTCAGTGAGCTAAACACAGCGATGGTttcctctgtggactttggtgtggggaagTGAGCAGcatacaaacatcagtttccagCTGATTAAAGTAGCACAGATACTTACGGTGCGTTATAATCAACATGATTAATCTAAACTAAGGCAGCAACGTCATGTCTGAGAATCTATCGACAGTTTAAAGAACTTTTCTTACTTCAGAAACAGCCAccgttttgttttggtttgagaCGTTTCGGGCGCAGGACTGCAGACAGACGTTTGTTGGACATGCACGTTTGACTGTGTCTCTCTACAGACGCCTCACTCTCGCCGCCCTGCAGTGCATTTCCTGCGgtccaccacttaatatcatcaTTACATTattccatatcaacacagacactgacattcTGGTGGAATATCTAACTGCGATATCATGGTGTCATTTTGACTTCATATCACCCGCCCTCCTTCTGAATACTAACAACTGTCGAGTTTCTCACTTACTGGCCAGACTAGTGGCCCTGTGGCCCCAAGGTGATTAGAGTTTGAGAGCGCTGCTCTATAAGCGTGGaatatgacctttgacctatgacctttacgtcacagagaaacaaacagtaAGCTGGagcgtgctgtggttctgtatgtgtCCTGTATTGTCTGAAGAGAGACGTGTGATCCAGTCGAgcttccaggtcaaagaccgCGGAGAAGGACAAGTCCGACTCGAGTAATCGAGCTATGGATCATATTTTCCATGTTAGTGGGAGACGAGCTTGACTAGCTTGATCtaagtcagactaacgtgtttgcatgacattaagaaaacccgATTATTGCCTTactctggacctttaacatgcatgtaaacgctctgtgtgagtgagataTCTACAGCCACACTGGTTTAAAAgagttccacacacacacacacagcacagggcAGTTAGATGAGAAGTTCAtcatttaaattcacttttaCATTGTGTTTGGTTATTTGTGAAAACTACATGAGTCTTAAATGAGTTCTTTATCAGTCCCATGGGGAAGATTCTGCCACTCACCAGTTTTCATTATTGATCTGGTCTCCGAATCCCGGCGTGTCAATCACTGTCAGCTTCATTTTCACACCGTTCTCCTCGATCACTACGGACAAAGAAGGAAAGAGCGAGAACACATGAGCCATCATTGGCTGCTCTGCCACAACACAATCAAGAAATTAACTCATGTGGATTTGTATCATGAACACTTGACCCAAACCACCACAATAACACTGGTGTATTCAgtgacagaggagtctggtgtattcagtgacggaggagtctggtgtattcagtgactgaggagtctggtgtatgcAGTGacggaggagtctggtgtatgcAGTGACGGAGGAGTCTGTGAACAGCCTCGAGTTGTGTGAACGCCTCTGCGaggatcctctcagtgaggggcagcaagccggtttgccgatgcagagcggagtgggcgggctggggtgtaggttttgatcatgtcctggatgtaggctggaccggatccgtttgtagcatggaacacatgcagtgaagggagtggaggagcggtgtagtgtgagaGGACTTTGGtgagttgaagaccagtcgagctgctgcattctggatgatcACGAGCAGCGACcggcatcacagaccctgctgctgtgtttcagtccagtgactccggtcatg of Solea solea chromosome 16, fSolSol10.1, whole genome shotgun sequence contains these proteins:
- the septin12 gene encoding neuronal-specific septin-3 isoform X3 yields the protein MEEREEEEEKRSIMGQEPKDEGKSGEQPVGTNAQNSTAEREENGVDVCVVVQEEKEEEKEKEVENGEMKKEEQMKVELEAEFYQCVPGQKMSFIRGNDLFGYVGIEAVLEQMKRKTMKAGFEFNIMVVGQSGLGKSTLINTLFKSKVSRRSCMPNHTEEISKTVKLHSVSHVIEENGVKMKLTVIDTPGFGDQINNENCWEPIVKYVNEQYEKYLREELHVNRKRRIPDSRVHCCVYFLPATGHRLRPIDVEFMKRLGKIVSIVPVIAKADTLTIEERQEFKERIRQDLAANGIQVYPQKEYDEDPEEHIINNRIRESIPFAVVGTDKEHQVNGNKVLGRKTKWGIIEVENVAHCEFANLRDLLIRTHLQDLKDVTHNIHYETYRIRRLSESSETFTELGLFTWPLDKCESDSQL
- the septin12 gene encoding neuronal-specific septin-3 isoform X2, whose amino-acid sequence is MRGETAAEPETEPLALMEEREEEEEKRSIMGQEPKDEGKSGEQPVGTNAQNSTAEREENGVDVCVVVQEEKEEEKEKEVENGEMKKEEQMKVELEAEFYQCVPGQKMSFIRGNDLFGYVGIEAVLEQMKRKTMKAGFEFNIMVVGQSGLGKSTLINTLFKSKVSRRSCMPNHTEEISKTVKLHSVSHVIEENGVKMKLTVIDTPGFGDQINNENCWEPIVKYVNEQYEKYLREELHVNRKRRIPDSRVHCCVYFLPATGHRLRPIDVEFMKRLGKIVSIVPVIAKADTLTIEERQEFKERIRQDLAANGIQVYPQKEYDEDPEEHIINNRIRESIPFAVVGTDKEHQVNGNKVLGRKTKWGIIEVENVAHCEFANLRDLLIRTHLQDLKDVTHNIHYETYRIRRLSESSETFTELGLFTWPLDKCESDSQL